A region from the Mesorhizobium sp. J8 genome encodes:
- the gcl gene encoding glyoxylate carboligase has protein sequence MARMRAVDAAVLVLEKEGITNAFGVPGAAINPLYSALKARGTIRHVLARHVEGASHMAEGYTRAKAGNIGLCIGTSGPAGTDMITGLYSASADSIPILCITGQAPRARLNKEDFQAVDIASIASPVAKWAVTVMEPYLVPMALQKAFHLMRSSRPGPVLVDLPLDVQLAEIEFDIDAYESLAPFKPAMTRAQAEKALSMLNEAEKPLIVAGGGIINADASDLLIEFAEVTGVPVIPTLMGWGAIPDDHRLMAGMCGLQTSHRYGNETMLAADFVFGIGNRWANRHTGSIDVYTKGKKFIHVDIEPTQIGRVFAPDLGLVSDAGAALKILLDVATEWRTAGKLRDWSGWAKECQQRKKTMKRKTHFEQVPLKPQRVYEEMNKAFGRDTTYVTTIGLSQIAGAQFLHVYKPRNWINCGQAGPLGWTLPAALGVRAADPDRDIVALSGDYDFQFMIEELAVGAQHKLPYIHVVVNNAYLGLIRQAQRGFSMDYEVSLAFENVNRKGDPEAGYGVDHVTVAEAMGCKAVRVKKPEEFAGAFKEARRLMKEHQVPVVLEFILERVTNISMGTEIDKITEFEELAERNEDAPTAIMMLD, from the coding sequence CCGAAGGCTATACGCGGGCCAAGGCCGGCAATATCGGGCTCTGCATCGGCACCTCCGGCCCCGCCGGCACCGACATGATCACCGGCCTCTATTCGGCCTCGGCGGACTCCATCCCGATCCTCTGCATCACCGGCCAGGCGCCGCGCGCCCGGCTGAACAAGGAGGACTTCCAGGCCGTCGACATCGCGTCGATCGCTTCGCCCGTCGCCAAATGGGCGGTCACCGTGATGGAGCCGTACCTGGTGCCGATGGCGCTGCAGAAGGCGTTTCACCTGATGCGCTCCTCGCGCCCAGGTCCGGTGCTGGTCGACCTGCCGCTCGACGTGCAGCTCGCCGAGATCGAGTTCGACATCGATGCCTATGAGTCGCTTGCCCCCTTCAAGCCGGCGATGACGCGCGCCCAGGCCGAGAAGGCGCTTTCGATGCTCAACGAGGCGGAAAAGCCGCTGATCGTCGCCGGCGGCGGCATCATCAATGCGGACGCTTCAGATTTGCTGATCGAATTCGCCGAAGTCACCGGCGTGCCGGTCATCCCGACGCTGATGGGCTGGGGTGCGATCCCCGACGACCACAGGCTGATGGCCGGCATGTGCGGCCTGCAGACCTCGCATCGCTACGGCAATGAGACGATGCTTGCCGCCGACTTCGTCTTCGGCATCGGCAACCGCTGGGCCAACCGCCACACCGGCTCGATCGATGTGTACACGAAGGGAAAGAAATTCATCCATGTCGACATCGAGCCCACCCAAATCGGCCGCGTCTTCGCGCCGGATCTCGGCCTCGTCTCGGATGCGGGCGCGGCGCTGAAGATCCTGCTCGACGTCGCCACCGAATGGCGCACTGCCGGCAAGCTGCGTGACTGGTCCGGCTGGGCCAAGGAATGCCAGCAGCGCAAGAAGACGATGAAGCGCAAGACGCATTTCGAGCAGGTGCCGCTCAAGCCGCAGCGCGTCTATGAGGAGATGAACAAGGCGTTTGGCCGCGACACCACCTATGTCACCACGATCGGCCTGTCGCAGATCGCCGGCGCGCAGTTCCTGCATGTCTACAAGCCGCGCAACTGGATCAATTGCGGCCAGGCAGGCCCGCTCGGCTGGACGCTGCCGGCCGCACTCGGCGTGCGCGCCGCGGATCCGGACCGGGATATCGTGGCACTCTCCGGCGACTATGATTTCCAGTTCATGATCGAGGAACTGGCGGTCGGTGCGCAGCACAAGCTGCCCTATATCCACGTCGTCGTGAACAACGCCTATCTCGGCCTGATCCGTCAGGCGCAGCGCGGTTTTTCGATGGACTACGAGGTGAGCCTCGCCTTCGAGAACGTCAACCGGAAAGGCGATCCGGAGGCGGGCTACGGCGTCGACCATGTCACGGTTGCCGAGGCGATGGGCTGCAAGGCGGTCCGCGTGAAAAAGCCCGAGGAATTCGCCGGCGCCTTCAAGGAGGCGCGGCGGCTGATGAAGGAACACCAGGTTCCGGTTGTGCTGGAATTCATCCTCGAGCGCGTCACCAACATTTCCATGGGCACGGAAATCGACAAGATCACCGAGTTCGAGGAACTTGCCGAACGCAACGAGGATGCGCCGACGGCCATCATGATGCTCGATTGA
- the otnI gene encoding 2-oxo-tetronate isomerase codes for MPRFSANLSMLFGEHDFLDRFDAAARAGFKGVEYIGPYDYAPDVVAARLKKNGLTQVLFNLPAGDWAKGERGIAALPDRVPEFRQGVAKAITYAHALGCEQINCLAGIAPQGADRAVLENVFAENLAFAAEKLEQAGIRLLIEPINTRDIPGFFLNYSDQALALIDRIGSKNLFLQYDIYHMQIMEGDLARTIEANLPRIAHIQLADNPGRHEPGTGEINYPFLYDHIDRQGYSGWIGAEYKPKAGTEAGLGWFRQFAAAA; via the coding sequence ATGCCGCGTTTTTCAGCCAATCTGTCGATGCTCTTCGGCGAGCATGATTTCCTCGACCGCTTCGACGCCGCGGCCCGCGCAGGCTTCAAGGGTGTCGAATATATCGGCCCCTATGATTACGCGCCTGACGTCGTCGCCGCGCGATTGAAGAAGAACGGTCTGACACAGGTCCTCTTCAACCTGCCGGCCGGCGACTGGGCGAAGGGCGAGCGCGGCATTGCCGCGCTGCCCGACCGCGTGCCGGAATTCCGCCAGGGCGTCGCCAAGGCGATCACCTATGCCCATGCGCTGGGCTGCGAGCAGATCAACTGCCTGGCCGGCATCGCGCCGCAGGGCGCCGACCGCGCGGTGCTGGAGAATGTCTTTGCCGAAAACCTCGCCTTCGCGGCCGAGAAGCTGGAGCAGGCCGGCATCAGGCTGCTGATCGAGCCGATCAACACCCGCGACATCCCGGGCTTTTTCCTGAACTATTCTGACCAGGCGCTGGCGCTGATCGACCGCATCGGCTCGAAGAACCTGTTCCTGCAATACGACATCTATCACATGCAGATCATGGAGGGGGATCTCGCCCGCACCATCGAGGCGAACCTTCCCCGCATCGCGCATATCCAGCTTGCGGACAATCCCGGCCGTCACGAGCCGGGGACGGGCGAGATCAACTATCCCTTCCTCTACGACCACATCGACCGGCAGGGCTATTCCGGCTGGATTGGCGCCGAATATAAGCCGAAGGCCGGCACTGAAGCTGGGCTCGGCTGGTTCCGGCAATTCGCCGCGGCGGCTTAA
- a CDS encoding 2-hydroxy-3-oxopropionate reductase — protein METIGFIGLGIMGAPMAEHLLDAGYKVVASDHRSKPPADLVAKGLKTVTGHNAVAKAADIIITMVPDTPQVADVLFGENSVASGLSKGKLVIDMSSISPLATKEFANKINDLGCDYLDAPVSGGEVGAKAASLTIMVGGEEKAFERAKPVFEKMGKNVTLVGPNGVGQTTKVANQIVVALTIEAVGEALVFASKAGADPAKVRQALMGGLAASRILEVHGERMIKRTFAPGFRIELHQKDLNLALEGAKALGVSLPNTSTTQQLFNSCAANGGAKEDHSALVRALERMAAHEVGGEAAQAKGKAA, from the coding sequence ATGGAAACCATCGGTTTCATCGGCCTCGGCATCATGGGCGCGCCGATGGCGGAGCATCTGCTCGATGCCGGCTACAAGGTCGTCGCCAGCGACCATCGCTCCAAGCCCCCGGCTGACCTCGTCGCCAAGGGGTTGAAGACCGTCACCGGCCACAATGCGGTGGCCAAGGCCGCCGATATCATCATCACCATGGTGCCCGACACGCCCCAGGTCGCCGACGTTCTCTTCGGCGAGAACAGCGTCGCTTCAGGTCTGTCGAAGGGCAAACTGGTCATCGACATGAGCTCGATCTCGCCGCTCGCCACCAAGGAGTTTGCCAACAAGATCAACGATCTCGGCTGCGATTATCTCGACGCCCCGGTCTCGGGCGGCGAGGTCGGCGCCAAGGCAGCGTCGCTCACCATCATGGTCGGCGGCGAGGAAAAGGCGTTCGAACGCGCCAAGCCGGTGTTCGAGAAGATGGGCAAGAACGTCACGCTGGTCGGCCCCAACGGCGTCGGCCAGACCACCAAGGTCGCGAACCAGATCGTCGTGGCGCTCACCATCGAAGCGGTCGGCGAAGCTCTGGTCTTCGCCTCGAAGGCCGGCGCCGATCCGGCCAAGGTCAGGCAGGCGCTGATGGGCGGGCTCGCCGCGTCGCGCATCCTCGAAGTGCATGGCGAGCGCATGATCAAGCGCACCTTCGCGCCCGGCTTCCGCATCGAGTTGCACCAAAAGGACCTCAATCTGGCGCTGGAAGGCGCCAAGGCGCTCGGCGTCTCGCTGCCCAACACCTCGACGACGCAGCAATTGTTCAATTCCTGTGCGGCCAATGGCGGCGCCAAGGAGGATCACTCGGCGCTGGTGAGAGCGCTCGAGCGGATGGCCGCGCATGAGGTCGGCGGGGAGGCGGCGCAAGCCAAAGGCAAGGCGGCTTAG
- a CDS encoding TrmH family RNA methyltransferase, with amino-acid sequence MSDDKSNKTGTRKDTHYAKLRRAHRDQKAGGAPAFRPRQPVPPGEGPGDGLVRLYGLHTVRAALDNPRRKIKKMLVTRNAAERLSIGDLAALPFKAELVEPKDIDRITGSDAVHQGVLIEAEPLKPKRLDALGDTRLVLVLDQVTDPHNVGAILRSAVAFGAGALITTARHSPQESGVLAKSASGALEHIDQIEVKNLADALGQLHEAGFQTIGLDSEGPAELEKTFDGGKIALVLGAEGKGLRQKTRETVAALARLDMPGAIHSLNVSNAAAVSLYAANAFLKRG; translated from the coding sequence ATGAGCGACGACAAAAGCAACAAGACCGGTACACGCAAGGACACCCACTACGCCAAGCTGCGGCGCGCGCATCGCGACCAGAAGGCGGGCGGCGCGCCGGCATTCCGGCCGCGCCAGCCTGTGCCGCCCGGCGAAGGGCCCGGCGACGGGCTGGTGCGGCTTTACGGCCTGCACACGGTGCGGGCCGCGCTCGACAATCCGCGCCGCAAGATCAAAAAGATGCTGGTGACCCGCAACGCCGCCGAGCGTCTGTCGATCGGCGATCTCGCCGCCCTGCCCTTCAAGGCCGAGCTGGTCGAGCCGAAGGATATCGACAGGATCACCGGGTCGGACGCGGTGCATCAGGGCGTGCTGATCGAGGCAGAGCCGCTCAAGCCCAAGCGCCTCGACGCGCTCGGCGACACCAGGCTGGTGCTGGTGCTCGACCAGGTGACGGACCCGCACAATGTCGGCGCGATCCTACGTTCCGCGGTTGCCTTCGGCGCCGGCGCGCTGATCACCACGGCGCGCCACAGCCCGCAAGAATCGGGCGTGCTGGCCAAATCCGCCTCCGGCGCGCTGGAGCATATCGACCAGATCGAGGTGAAGAACCTCGCCGATGCGTTGGGGCAACTGCACGAGGCCGGCTTTCAGACGATCGGGCTCGATTCGGAAGGACCGGCGGAGCTTGAGAAGACCTTCGACGGCGGGAAAATCGCGCTAGTGCTGGGTGCTGAAGGCAAGGGCCTGCGGCAGAAGACGCGCGAGACGGTAGCCGCGCTCGCCCGCCTCGATATGCCGGGCGCCATCCACTCGCTCAACGTGTCGAACGCGGCGGCGGTCAGCCTCTATGCGGCGAACGCATTCCTGAAGCGCGGCTGA